One genomic segment of Drosophila willistoni isolate 14030-0811.24 chromosome 2R unlocalized genomic scaffold, UCI_dwil_1.1 Seg200, whole genome shotgun sequence includes these proteins:
- the LOC6643711 gene encoding myosin heavy chain, muscle isoform X29 — protein MPKPIASQEDEDPTPYLFVSLEQRRIDQSKPYDSKKNCWVPDEKEGYLLGEIKATKGDIVSVGLPGGETRDFKKDQLQQVNPPKYEKAEDMSNLTYLNDASVLHNLRQRYYNKLIYTYSGLFCVAINPYKRYPVYTNRCAKMYRGKRRNEVPPHIFAISDGAYVDMLTNHVNQSMLITGESGAGKTENTKKVIAYFATVGASTKKDESQKNKGSLEDQVVQTNPVLEAFGNAKTVRNDNSSRFGKFIRIHFGPTGKLAGADIETYLLEKARVISQQSLERSYHIFYQIMSGSVAGVKDICLLTDNIYDYHIVSQGKVTVPSIDDAEEFSLTDQAFDILGFTKQEKEDVYRITAAVMHMGGMKFKQRGREEQAEQDGEEEGGRVSKLFGCDTAELYKNLLKPRIKVGNEFVTQGRNVQQVTNSIGALCKGVFDRLFKWLVKKCNETLDTQQKRQHFIGVLDIAGFEIFDYNGFEQLCINFTNEKLQQFFNHHMFVLEQEEYKREGIDWAFIDFGMDLLACIDLIEKPMGILSILEEESMFPKATDQTFSEKLTNTHLGKSAPFQKPKPPKPGQQAAHFAIGHYAGVVAYNITGWLEKNKDPLNDTVVDQFKKSQNKLLIEIFADHAGQSGGGEQAKGGRGKKGGGFATVSSAYKEQLNSLMTTLRSTQPHFVRCIIPNEMKQPGLVDAHLVMHQLTCNGVLEGIRICRKGFPNRMVYPDFKMRYQILNPKGIKGLDDPKKCTKILIESTELNDDQYRLGNTKVFFRAGVLGQMEEFRDERLGKIMSWMQAWARGYLSRKGFKKLQEQRVALKVVQRNLRKYLQLRTWPWYKLWQKVKPLLNVSRIEDEIARLEEKAKKAEELHAAEVKVRKELEALNAKLLAEKTALLDSLSGEKGQLQDFQERNAKLTAQKNDLENQLRDIQERLTQEEDARNQLFQQKKKADQEISGLKKDIEDLELNIQKAEQDKATKDHQIRNLNDEIAHQDELINKLNKEKKMQGETNQKTGEELQSAEDKINHLNKVKAKLEQTLDELEDSLEREKKVRGDVEKSKRKVEGDLKLTQEAVADLERNKKELEQTIQRKDKELSSITAKLEDEQVVVGKHQRQIKELQARIEELEEEVEAERQARAKAEKQRADLARELEELGERLEEAGGATSAQIELNKKREAELSKLRRDLEEANIQHESTLANLRKKHNDAVAEMAEQVDQLNKLKAKAEKEKNEYYGQLNELRAGVDHITNEKAAQEKIAKQLQHTLNEVQSKLDETNRTLNDFDASKKKLSIENSDLLRQLEEAESQVSQLSKIKISLTTQLEDTKRLADEESRERATLLGKFRNLEHDLDNLREQVEEEAEGKADLQRQLSKANAEAQVWRSKYESDGVARSEELEEAKRKLQARLAEAEETIESLNQKCIGLEKTKQRLSTEVEDLQLEVDRANAIANAAEKKQKAFDKIIGEWKLKVDDLAAELDASQKECRNYSTELFRLKGAYEEGQEQLEAVRRENKNLADEVKDLLDQIGEGGRNIHEIEKARKRLEAEKDELQAALEEAEAALEQEENKVLRAQLELSQVRQEIDRRIQEKEEEFENTRKNHQRALDSMQASLEAEAKGKAEALRMKKKLEADINELEIALDHANKANAEAQKNIKRYQQQLKDIQTALEEEQRARDDAREQLGISERRANALQNELEESRTLLEQADRGRRQAEQELADAHEQLNEVSAQNASISAAKRKLESELQTLHSDLDELLNEAKNSEEKAKKAMVDAARLADELRAEQDHAQTQEKLRKALEQQIKELQVRLDEAEANALKGGKKAIQKLEQRVRELENELDGEQRRHADAQKNLRKSERRVKELSFQSEEDRKNHERMQDLVDKLQQKIKTYKRQIEEAEEIAALNLAKFRKAQQELEEAEERADLAEQAISKFRAKGRAGSVGRGASPAPTASKGGRKGALLELE, from the exons ATGCCGAAGCCAATCGCAAGTCAGGAGGATGAAGATCCCACCCCTTACTTGTTCGTGTCTTTGGAACAAAGACGTATCGATCAATCGAAACCCTATGACTCGAAGAAGAACTGCTGGGTGCCCGATGAGAAGGAGGGTTATCTCCTTGGTGAAATCAAGGCCACCAAGGGTGATATCGTCTCCGTTGGCTTGCCTGGTGGAGAG ACAAGAGACTTCAAGAAAGATCAGCTCCAGCAAGTGAACCCTCCAAAATACGAAAAAGCCGAGGATATGTCTAACTTGACATACCTTAACGATGCCTCTGTGCTCCATAACTTGAGACAGAGATACTACAACAAGCTCATCTAT ACCTACTCAGGTCTTTTCTGCGTTGCCATCAATCCTTACAAGCGCTACCCTGTGTATACCAACCGTTGCGCTAAGATGTACCGTGGCAAGCGCCGTAATGAAGTGCCACCCCATATTTTCGCCATCTCTGATGGTGCCTACGTGGACATGTTGACCAATCACGTTAATCAATCTATGTTGATTACCGGTGAGTCTGGTGCCGGTAAGACTGAGAACACCAAGAAGGTAATTGCTTACTTCGCCACCGTTGGTGCATCGACCAAGAAGGATGAGTCACAGAAGAACAAGGGTTCCCTGGAAGATCAGGTTGTGCAAACTAACCCTGTGCTTGAGGCTTTCGGTAACGCTAAGACCGTGCGTAACGATAACTCTTCCCGTTTC GGTAAATTCATCCGTATTCACTTCGGTCCCACTGGTAAACTGGCTGGTGCTGATATTGAGACTT ATCTGTTGGAGAAGGCTCGTGTCATCTCTCAGCAATCTCTGGAGCGTTCTTACCACATTTTCTACCAGATCATGTCTGGCTCCGTGGCCGGTGTGAAAG ACATTTGTCTGTTGACCGATAACATCTACGATTACCACATTGTATCCCAGGGCAAGGTTACTGTGCCCAGTATCGATGATGCTGAGGAATTCTCCCTCACAGAT CAAGCCTTCGACATCTTGGGCTTCACCAAGCAAGAGAAGGAGGATGTGTACAGAATCACCGCCGCTGTCATGCACATGGGTGGCATGAAGTTCAAGCAACGTGGTCGCGAGGAGCAGGCTGAACAGGATGGTGAAGAGGAGGGTGGTCGTGTATCGAAATTGTTCGGTTGCGATACCGCTGAGTTGTACAAGAACTTGTTGAAGCCCCGCATCAAGGTCGGTAACGAGTTCGTCACCCAGGGTCGTAACGTCCAACAGGTCACCAACTCGATCGGTGCCCTCTGCAAGGGTGTGTTCGATCGTCTCTTCAAATGGCTGGTCAAGAAGTGTAACGAGACTCTGGATACTCAGCAGAAGCGTCAGCATTTCATTGGTGTGCTGGATATTGCTGGTTTTGAAATCTTCGAT TACAACGGTTTCGAGCAACTGTGTATTAACTTCACCAACGAGAAGTTGCAACAATTCTTCAACCATCACATGTTCGTTTTGGAGCAAGAAGAATACAAGCGTGAAGGCATTGATTGGGCCTTCATTGATTTCGGTATGGACTTGTTGGCCTGTATCGATTTGATTGAAAAG CCTATGGGTATCTTGTCCATCCTGGAAGAAGAGTCTATGTTCCCCAAGGCCACCGATCAGACCTTCTCGGAGAAGCTGACCAACACCCATTTGGGTAAATCAGCTCCATTCCAGAAGCCCAAGCCTCCAAAGCCCGGCCAGCAGGCTGCCCACTTTGCCATTGGCCATTATGCTGGTGTTGTCGCCTATAACATCACCGGTTGGTTGGAGAAGAACAAGGATCCTTTGAACGACACTGTTGTCGATCAGTTCAAGAAGTCGCAGAACAAGCTGCTTATCGAAATCTTTGCTGATCATGCTGGTCAGTCTGGTGGCGGTGAACAGGCTAAGGGCGGTCGTGGCAAGAAGGGCGGTGGCTTCGCTACTGTCTCATCGGCCTACAAGGAGCAGTTGAACAGCTTGATGACCACTCTGCGTTCCACACAGCCTCACTTCGTCCGTTGCATCATTCCCAACGAAATGAAGCAGCCTGGTCTTGTTGATGCTCACTTGGTTATGCACCAGCTGACATGTAACGGTGTGCTTGAAGGTATCCGTATTTGCCGTAAAGGTTTCCCCAACAGAATGGTCTACCCCGATTTCAAGATGCG CTACCAAATCCTGAACCCCAAGGGTATCAAGGGTCTTGATGATCCCAAGAAATGCACGAAGATCCTTATCGAATCGACCGAATTGAACGATGATCAATACCGTTTGGGTAACACAAAG GTGTTCTTCCGTGCCGGTGTCCTGGGTCAGATGGAGGAGTTCCGTGATGAGCGTTTGGGCAAGATTATGTCCTGGATGCAAGCCTGGGCTCGTGGTTACTTGTCCCGCAAGGGCTTCAAGAAGCTGCAAGAACAGCGTGTTGCCCTCAAGGTTGTGCAACGCAACTTGCGCAAATACTTGCAACTGCGTACCTGGCCATGGTACAAACTGTGGCAGAAGGTCAAGCCTTTGCTCAACGTCAGCCGTATTGAGGATGAAATTGCC CGTCTGGAGGAGAAGGCAAAGAAGGCTGAGGAATTGCATGCCGCTGAAGTGAAAGTACGCAAGGAGTTGGAGGCTCTCAATGCCAAATTGTTGGCTGAGAAGACCGCCCTGTTGGACTCCCTGTCCGGCGAGAAGGGTCAGTTGCAGGACTTCCAGGAGCGCAACGCTAAGTTGACCGCCCAGAAGAACGACCTCGAGAACCAGCTGCGC GACATCCAAGAGCGCCTGACTCAGGAGGAAGATGCCCGCAACCAACTGTTCCAACAGAAGAAGAAGGCCGACCAGGAGATCTCTGGCTTGAAGAAGGATATCGAAGATCTGGAATTGAACATCCAGAAGGCCGAGCAAGACAAGGCCACCAAGGATCACCAGATCCGCAACTTGAACGACGAGATCGCCCACCAGGATGAGCTCATCAACAAGTTGAACAAGGAGAAGAAGATGCAGGGTGAGACCAACCAGAAGACTGGTGAGGAACTCCAGTCCGCTGAGGACAAGATTAACCACTTGAACAAGGTTAAGGCCAAGCTCGAACAGACCCTCGATGAACTCGAGGACTCTCTGGAGCGTGAGAAGAAGGTGCGCGGTGATGTTGAGAAGTCCAAGCGCAAGGTTGAGGGTGACCTTAAGTTGACTCAGGAGGCTGTCGCTGATCTTGAGCGCAACAAGAAGGAGTTGGAACAGACCATCCAACGCAAGGACAAGGAATTGTCTTCCATCACTGCCAAGCTCGAGGATGAgcaagttgttgttggcaagcACCAGCGCCAGATCAAGGAACTGCAAGCCCGCATCGAAGAGCTCGAGGAAGAGGTTGAGGCTGAGCGTCAAGCTCGCGCCAAGGCCGAGAAACAGCGTGCCGATTTGGCCCGCGAATTGGAGGAATTGGGCGAGCGTCTGGAAGAGGCTGGCGGTGCCACCTCTGCCCAGATTGAGCTCAACAAGAAGCGTGAGGCTGAGCTCAGCAAATTGCGTCGTGATCTTGAGGAAGCCAACATCCAGCATGAGTCTACCCTCGCCAACCTGCGCAAGAAGCACAACGATGCTGTCGCTGAGATGGCCGAGCAAGTTGATCAGCTCAACAAGCTGAAGGCTAA GGCTGAGAAGGAGAAGAACGAGTACTACGGCCAATTGAACGAACTGCGTGCCGGTGTTGACCACATTACCAACGAGAAG GCTGCCCAAGAAAAGATTGCCAAGCAGTTGCAGCACACCCTCAACGAAGTCCAATCCAAATTGGATGAGACCAACCGCACTCTGAACGACTTCGATGCCAGCAAGAAGAAGTTGTCCATTGAGAACTCCGATCTGTTGCGCCAGCTGGAGGAAGCCGAATCCCAGGTTTCGCAGTTGTCCAAGATCAAGATCTCCCTGACCACCCAGTTGGAAGATACCAAGCGTCTGGCTGATGAGGAATCTCGCGAGCGCGCCACTTTGTTGGGCAAGTTCCGCAACTTGGAGCACGACCTCGACAACCTGCGCGAACAGGTTGAGGAGGAGGCTGAGGGTAAGGCTGATTTGCAGCGTCAATTGAGCAAGGCCAACGCCGAAGCCCAGGTCTGGCGTAGCAAGTACGAATCGGACGGTGTTGCCCGTTCCGAGGAGTTGGAGGAAGCCAAGAGGAAGTTGCAGGCCCGTTTGGCTGAGGCTGAAGAGACCATTGAGTCCCTCAACCAGAAGTGCATTGGTCTGGAGAAGACCAAGCAGCGTCTGTCCACTGAAGTGGAGGATCTGCAATTGGAAGTGGACCGTGCCAACGCCATTGCCAACGCCGCCGAGAAGAAGCAGAAGGCATTCGACAAGATCATTGGCGAATGGAAACTCAAGGTCGATGATTTGGCCGCTGAATTGGATGCTTCCCAGAAGGAGTGCCGCAACTACTCCACTGAATTGTTCCGTCTCAAGGGTGCCTATGAGGAGGGACAGGAGCAGCTTGAGGCTGTGCGTCGTGAGAACAAGAACTTGGCTGATGAAGTCAAGGATCTGCTTGACCAGATCGGTGAGGGTGGCCGCAACATCCACGAAATCGAGAAGGCTCGCAAGCGTCTTGAAGCCGAAAAGGATGAACTCCAGGCTGCTTTGGAAGAGGCTGAGGCCGCTCTTGAGCAGGAGGAGAACAAGGTTCTGCGCGCTCAATTGGAATTGTCCCAAGTCCGCCAGGAAATCGATCGCCGTATCCAGGAGAAGGAAGAGGAATTCGAGAACACCCGCAAGAACCACCAGCGCGCTCTCGACTCCATGCAGGCCTCCCTCGAAGCCGAAGCCAAGGGCAAGGCTGAGGCCCTGCGCATGAAGAAGAAGTTGGAAGCCGACATCAACGAATTGGAGATTGCTCTGGATCATGCCAACAAG GCTAACGCCGAGGCCCAGAAGAACATCAAGCGCTACCAACAGCAGTTGAAGGATATCCAGACCGCTCTGGAGGAAGAACAGCGTGCCCGCGATGATGCCCGTGAACAGTTGGGCATCTCTGAGCGTCGTGCCAATGCTCTGCAGAACGAACTCGAGGAGTCCCGCACTCTGTTGGAGCAGGCCGACCGTGGCCGTCGCCAAGCCGAACAGGAATTGGCCGATGCCCACGAGCAGTTGAACGAAGTTTCTGCCCAGAACGCTTCCATCTCTGCTGCCAAGAGGAAATTGGAGTCTGAGCTCCAGACCCTCCACTCCGACTTGGATGAGCTCCTGAACGAAGCCAAGAACTCCGAAGAGAAGGCCAAGAAGGCTATGGTTGATGCCGCCCGCCTGGCTGATGAACTCCGTGCCGAGCAGGATCATGCCCAGACCCAGGAGAAATTGAGAAAGGCCCTGGAACAGCAAATCAAGGAATTGCAAGTCCGTCTGGATGAGGCTGAGGCCAACGCCCTTAAGGGTGGCAAGAAGGCCATTCAGAAGTTGGAGCAACGCGTCCGCGAATTGGAGAACGAATTGGACGGTGAGCAGCGCCGTCATGCTGATGCCCAGAAGAACCTGCGCAAGTCCGAGCGTCGCGTCAAGGAATTGAGCTTCCAGTCTGAGGAGGACCGCAAGAACCACGAGCGCATGCAAGATCTGGTCGACAAACTGCAACAGAAGATCAAGACATACAAGAGGCAGATTGAGGAAGCCGAGGAAATCGCTGCCCTCAACTTGGCCAAATTCCGCAAGGCCCAGCAGGAGCTCGAGGAAGCCGAGGAGCGTGCCGATCTGGCTGAGCAGGCAATTAGCAAATTCCGTGCCAAGGGACGTGCCGGTTCGGTTGGACGTGGTGCCAGCCCAGCG CCGACAGCGTCAAAGGGTGGCCGCAAAGGCGCGCTGCTGGAGCTGGAGTAA